One Pristiophorus japonicus isolate sPriJap1 chromosome 19, sPriJap1.hap1, whole genome shotgun sequence genomic window carries:
- the mgp gene encoding matrix Gla protein produces the protein MRTLTLLSLCTLAAVVIADSSESNEIDDLFFLGHRDANAFMRQPRPINPWESSLNRYKTPRELNRERCEEYRPCDRLARQVGLKRAYGKFFGRRQQPSSYRQQRPRRQRAHRSRKQYYRY, from the exons ATGAGGACCCTCACCCTGCTCAGTCTCTGCACACTGGCTGCTGTCGTTATCGCAG ATTCCTCGGAGTCGAATGAAATAGACGACC TGTTCTTTCTTGGCCACAGAGATGCAAACGCCTTTATGAGACAACCGAGACCCATCAACCCCTGGGAGAG CTCGCTGAACCGATACAAGACTCCCCGGGAGTTGAACAGGGAGAGGTGTGAGGAGTATCGGCCCTGCGATCGCCTTGCCAGGCAGGTCGGCCTGAAACGGGCCTACGGGAAGTTCTTTGGCAGGAGGCAGCAGCCCAGCAGTTACCGGCAACAACGGCCCCGGAGGCAGAGAGCCCACCGGTCCAGGAAGCAATATTACCGATACTAG